Proteins found in one Cricetulus griseus strain 17A/GY chromosome X, alternate assembly CriGri-PICRH-1.0, whole genome shotgun sequence genomic segment:
- the LOC100774037 gene encoding DDB1- and CUL4-associated factor 8: protein MASPKSNSDIAENSEGKTQLSCSDETSGGLADIETVSHSECQGPEVSPRASSATGVSRVSCPRGTDLENPGDGYQGHSGDKDGHVPDDEGHEDDEGADILISTVGSLVSQQDLQGGEAAADEQGADEQGARNFYCHREAEAWEDVDEQEVEDHFRLPDLQAREVVSERDEGPEAHEQSSAGTSELCDTEQDRLLQEWLALETSPLPRPRWKVLDALRERQLGSSARFVYDACGARLFVQRFSLQHAFEGHDGCVNTVHFNQHGTLLASGSDDLKMIVWDWLHQRPVLNFVSGHKNNILHAKFLPNCNDAVLAMCGRDGQVRLAQLSAMPGTQMTKLLVKHEGGSHRLALEPDSPFRFLTSGEDGVVFSIDLRQACPASKVVVTKDSDKKVGLYSIFVNPSNFYQFTVGGQDQFVRIYDQRKIDENVNNGVLKKFCPHHLLGYDYPAYITSVIYSYDGTELLASYNDEDIYIFNSSDSEGAQYARRYKGHRNNTTVKSVNFYGPRSEFVMSGSDCGHIFIWEKSSSQIVQFLEADEGGTTNCIDPHPYLPVLASSGLDHEVKIWAPTAKSSTNLTGLKNVVKINKLKRDSFSLQNTSLFENHMLWFLMSHLTHTNYQHSWRGIRFEVGGGGASDSSSMSEEEPNREESQCRTS, encoded by the coding sequence ATGGCGTCCCCAAAGAGCAACTCAGACATCGCCGAGAATTCTGAGGGTAAAACCCAGCTTAGCTGCTCGGATGAGACTTCGGGTGGCCTGGCGGACATAGAGACAGTTTCCCATAGCGAATGCCAGGGGCCAGAAGTGAGTCCTAGAGCAAGCAGTGCCACGGGAGTGAGCAGGGTTTCCTGCCCTCGCGGTACTGACCTCGAAAATCCTGGTGATGGTTATCAGGGACACAGTGGTGACAAAGATGGCCATGTTCCCGACGACGAGGGTCACGAGGATGATGAGGGCGCTGACATTTTAATCAGCACGGTGGGAAGCTTGGTGAGCCAGCAAGACTTGCAGGGAGGTGAGGCTGCTGCAGACGAGCAGGGCGCAGACGAGCAGGGAGCACGAAACTTCTACTGCCACCGAGAGGCGGAGGCCTGGGAGGATGTAGATGAGCAGGAAGTAGAAGACCACTTCCGCCTCCCAGACTTGCAGGCCCGTGAGGTTGTGTCTGAGAGGGACGAAGGGCCCGAGGCACATGAACAGTCCAGTGCGGGCACCAGTGAGCTATGTGATACTGAACAAGATCGATTGCTACAGGAATGGTTGGCCCTCGAGACCTCTCCTCTCCCGAGACCTCGATGGAAGGTCCTTGATGCGCTGCGCGAAAGGCAGCTGGGTTCAAGTGCCCGCTTTGTTTATGATGCCTGTGGGGCAAGACTATTTGTGCAGCGCTTCTCCCTCCAGCATGCTTTTGAAGGCCATGACGGATGTGTCAACACTGTGCATTTTAACCAACATGGCACCCTGCTGGCTAGCGGCAGTGATGACCTAAAAATGATCGTGTGGGACTGGCTTCATCAACGACCGGTACTGAACTTTGTTAGTGGCCACAAAAATAATATCTTACATGCTAAATTCCTCCCTAATTGTAATGATGCCGTCCTAGCCATGTGTGGCCGTGATGGGCAGGTACGCCTTGCACAGCTGTCTGCTATGCCAGGCACTCAGATGACTAAACTTTTGGTGAAGCATGAGGGAGGATCTCATAGATTGGCTTTGGAGCCAGACTCTCCCTTTAGGTTCTTAACTTCAGGGGAAGATGGGGTTGTTTTCAGTATTGACCTCAGACAGGCCTGCCCAGCTTCAAAGGTGGTGGTAACCAAAGATTCTGATAAGAAAGTGGGGTTGTATTCAATCTTTGTGAATCCTTCCAATTTCTACCAGTTTACTGTAGGTGGGCAAGATCAGTTTGTGAGAATTTATGACCAAAGGAAAATTGATGAGAATGTCAACAATGGAGTACTCAAAAAATTCTGCCCACATCACCTTTTAGGTTATGATTACCCAGCATATATCACCTCTGTGATATATAGTTATGATGGCACAGAGCTCCTGGCTAGCTACAATGATGaagatatttacattttcaacTCTTCTGATAGCGAAGGAGCTCAATATGCTAGGAGATATAAAGGGCACAGAAATAATACCACAGTAAAAAGTGTAAATTTCTATGGCCCCAGAAGTGAATTTGTGATGAGTGGTAGTGACTGTGGGCATATCTTCATTTGGGAAAAATCATCCTCCCAGATTGTTCAGTTCTTAGAGGCAGATGAAGGAGGAACAACAAACTGTATTGATCCCCATCCTTACCTACCTGTGCTTGCATCCAGTGGCCTAGACCATGAAGTCAAGATCtgggcacccacagctaaatcttcCACAAACCTTACAGGGTTAAAGAATGTGGTTAAAATTAATAAACTGAAACGAGATAGTTTTAGCTTGCAAAACACTTCTCTGTTTGAGAACCACATGCTTTGGTTCCTCATGAGTCACCTGACACACACAAATTACCAACACAGTTGGAGAGGTATTAGATTTGAAGTTGGAGGAGGAGGTGCCAGTGACTCTTCTAGTATGTCTGAGGAGGAACCAAACCGAGAAGAATCACAGTGCCGCACATCCTAG